The Cryptococcus neoformans var. neoformans B-3501A chromosome 7, whole genome shotgun sequence genome window below encodes:
- a CDS encoding hypothetical protein (Match to EST gb|CF193515.1|CF193515; HMMPfam hit to Saccharop_dh, Saccharopine dehydrogenase, score: 498.3, E(): 7.4e-147; HMMPfam hit to Spermine_synth, Spermine/spermidine synthase, score: 447.4, E(): 1.5e-131), giving the protein MAVSQSHPNIVDGWFREINTQWPGQAMTLKVKQVLHQEKSLFQDVLVFESETYGNVLVLDGVIQATERDEFSYQEMITHLPMASHPNPENVLVIGGGDGGVIREVLKHKSVKKVTLCDIDEAVIRVSKQWLPLMSDCYKDPRVEVHIGDGFKFLPEHKNEYDVIITDSSDPVGPAEALFQPPYFQLLKEALKEGGSVSTQAECLWIHLPLIKTLKETCSKLFPVVKYGFTTIPTYPAGQIGIMVCTKDSTRDLTVPLRAVPDTRYYNSEVHRAAFTIPEFGRAMLEDGVNVLPKFSGARPTTTKKKVLLLGSGLVAGPAANYIARHNHELTIACRTLASAEELASGLPNATPMSVDVSSADALRQAIKGHDVVVSLIPYTHHAQVMEAALEEKVHVVTTSYVNPQMRALEQKFKDAGLICFNEIGVDPGVDHLWAVKVFDEVKKAGGKIKSFYSFCGGLVEPAAADNALGYKFSWSPVGVLMALNNDGKYLKDGKVVEVAGKDLMSTAKPYYFTPAYNLVAYPNRDSTVFREFYGLEGVQNLCRGTMRYAGFCEVITAWKEIGLMSDAQVDYLAQGAAPITWIKVISQLLGVEAKEAAIIEKLKTLKSFETESRVLISKFRDLGLFSEEQVAQRGSVMRALSALLEEKCAFKEGEVDLVLLQHTFEIINADGSEQTITSSLEAYGDRNGGPSAMAKLVGVPCGMAVQFILEGVLNKPGVFAPYDEETCKLFRERLEKEEGITMVEKLV; this is encoded by the exons ATGGCTGtctctcaatctcatcccAACATCGTCG ACGGCTGGTTCAGGGAGATCAACACCCAATGGCCTG GTCAGGCTATGACCCTCAA GGTCAAACAAGTCTTGCACCAGGAGAAGTCCCTCTTCCAG GATGTCCTTGTCTTCGAATCCGAGACCTACGGTAATGTGCTTGTCCTCGACGGTGTCATTCAGGCCACCGAGCGTGATGAGTTCTC TTACCAGGAGATGATCACTCATCTTCCTATGGCTTCACACCCTAACCCCGAAAATGTTCTTGTTATCGGCGGTGGTGACGGTGGTGTCATTCGAGAAGTTCTCAAGCACAAGTCTGTCAAGAAGGTCACTCTCTGTGACATTGACGAG GCTGTCATCCGAGTCTCTAAGCAATGGCTCCCTCTCATGTCCGACTGCTACAAGGACCCTCGAGTTGAGGTTCACATTGGTGACGGTTTCAAGTTCCTTCCCGAGCACAAGAACGAATACGACGTTATTATCACCGACTCCTCTGACCCTGTCGGTCCCGCCGAGGCGCTTTTCCAGCCTCCTTACTTCCAACTCCTCAAGGAAGCTCTTAAGGAGGGTGGTTCCGTCTCTACCCAGGCTGAGTGCTTGTGGATTCACCTTCCCCTCATCAAGACCCTCAAGGAAACTTGCTCCAAGCTCTTCCCTGTCGTCAAGTACGGCTtcaccaccatccccaCCTACCCCGCTGGTCAGATTGGTATCATGGTCTGCACCAAGGACTCTACCCGAGACCTGACCGTCCCCCTTCGTGCCGTTCCCGACACCAGGTACTACAACTCTGAGGTCCACCGAGCTGCTTTTACCATCCCCGAGTTCGGTCGTGCCATGCTCGAGGACGGCGTCAACGTCTTGCCCAAGTTCAGCGGTGCTCGACCCACTAcgaccaagaagaaggtgctCCTCCTTGGTTCCGGTCTCGTTGCTGGCCCTGCTGCCAACTACATTGCGCGACACAACCACGAGCTCACCATCGCTTGCCGAACTCTCGCTAGTGCAGAGGAGCTCGCTTCCGGCCTCCCCAACGCCACCCCCATGTCTGTTGATGTCTCTTCTGCTGACGCTCTCCGACAGGCTATCAAGGGTCACGACGTTGTTGTCAGCTTGATCCCTTACACCCACCACGCCCAGGTCATGGAGGCTGCtcttgaggagaaggtcCACGTCGTCACTACCTCCTACGTCAACCCCCAGATGCGTGCCCTCGAGCAGAAGTTCAAGGATGCTGGTCTGATTTGTTTCAACGAGATCGGTGTCGACCCCGGAGTTGACCACTTGTGGGCTGTCAAGGTCTTTGACGAAGTCAAGAAGGCTGGTGGTAAGATCAAAAGCTTCTACAGCTTCTGTGGTGGTCTTGTTGAACCTGCT GCCGCCGACAATGCCCTCGGGTACAAGTTCTCTTGGTCCCCTGTCGGTGTCCTCATGGCCCTCAACAACGACGGCAAGTACCTCAAGGACGGCAAGGTCGTTGAGGTTGCCGGCAAGGACCTCATGAGCACAGCCAAGCCTTATTATTTCACTCCCGCGTACAACCTCGTCGCCTATCCCAACCGAGACTCTACCGTCTTCAGGGAGTTCTACGGTCTGGAAGGTGTTCAAAACCTTTGCCGAGGTACTATGAGGTACGCTGGCTTCTGCGAAGTCATCACCGCCTGGAAGGAAATTGGTTTGATGTCCGATGCTCAAGTCGACTACCTCGCCCAGGGTGCTGCTCCCATCACTTGGATCAAGGTCATCTCTCAGTTGCTCGGCGTTGAGGCCAAGGAGGC TGCCATTATTGAGAAGCTCAAGACTCTCAAGTCTTTCGAGACCGAGTCTAGAgtcctcatctccaaattCCGAGACCTCGGTCTCTTCTCCGAGGAGCAGGTCGCTCAGCGAGGTTCCGTTATGCGAGCTCTGTCCGCTCTTCTCGAGGAGAAGTGTGCCTTCAAGGAGGGTGAGGTCGACCTTGTCTTGTTGCAACACACTTTCGAGATCATCAACGCCGACGGTTCCGAG CAAACCATCACTTCCTCCCTTGAGGCTTACGGTGACAGGAACGGTGGGCCCTCTGCCATGGCCAAACTCGTCGGT GTTCCTTGCGGTATGGCTGTGCAGTTCATCCTTGAGGGTGTCCTCAACAAGCCCGGTGTCTTCGCTCCCTACGACGAGGAGACCTGCAAGTTATTCCGAGAACGacttgagaaggaggagggcatCACCATGGTTGAGAAACTTGTTTAA